One Geoalkalibacter subterraneus genomic window carries:
- a CDS encoding type I restriction-modification system subunit M: MNQQALSSFIWSVADLLRGDYKQSEYGKVVLPFTVLRRLDCVLEKTKDDVLREYEDKKKAGINPEPFILRKTGQAFYNVSPFDMKKLMGDQDHIKENLFAYIQAFSPAVRDIFERFDFYTQIERLSKAGLLYLITEKFLTINLHPDSVSNAQMGLVFEELIRRFSEISNETAGEHFTPREVIRLMVNLIFVEDDDVLSKPGVVRTIYDPTAGTAGMLSEAGEYLAELNPKARLTMHGQELNDESYAIAKADLLIKGQDISNMVAGNTLSDDGFPHTRFDYMLSNPPFGVEWKKVQKVVTDEHEKKGFNGRFGPGLPRVSDGSMLFLLHLVSKMRPAKDGGSRFGIVLNGSPLFTGGAGSGESEIRRYMLENDLVEAIVALPTDMFYNTGISTYVWICSNRKPDHRKGLVQLIDASSFWQKMRKSLGSKRKEMNQEQIDEVTRIFGEFTEARLATVLDADGKEAARQVLYPGEKEPQAPEGGKVKVVPISRIFKSRDFGYHTITVERPLRDEKGHVVLGQRGKTKGQRQPDSSLRDTENVPLAEDVEAYFKREVLPHAPDAWIDHDKTKVGYEIPFNRHFYVFEPPRSLSEIDTELKVVTDNIVRMIGELSA, translated from the coding sequence ATGAATCAACAAGCCTTATCTTCTTTCATTTGGTCGGTCGCCGATCTGCTCCGGGGCGACTACAAGCAGTCCGAATACGGCAAGGTGGTTCTGCCGTTCACCGTGCTTCGCCGCTTGGACTGCGTTCTGGAAAAGACCAAGGACGACGTTCTCAGGGAATATGAGGACAAGAAAAAGGCCGGGATCAATCCCGAGCCGTTCATCCTGCGTAAGACCGGCCAGGCTTTCTACAACGTCTCCCCCTTCGACATGAAGAAGCTCATGGGGGATCAGGATCACATCAAGGAAAACCTCTTCGCCTACATCCAGGCATTCTCTCCGGCGGTTCGGGACATTTTCGAGCGGTTCGATTTCTATACCCAGATCGAACGGTTATCCAAAGCCGGTCTGCTTTATCTCATCACCGAAAAATTCCTTACCATCAACCTGCACCCGGATAGCGTCAGCAACGCCCAAATGGGGCTGGTTTTCGAGGAGCTGATCCGGCGTTTTTCGGAGATCTCCAACGAGACGGCCGGGGAGCATTTCACGCCCCGCGAAGTTATCCGGCTCATGGTCAACCTGATCTTCGTCGAGGACGACGACGTGTTGTCCAAACCGGGGGTCGTGCGGACCATCTATGATCCGACGGCGGGAACGGCCGGGATGCTCTCGGAGGCCGGGGAGTACCTGGCGGAATTGAACCCGAAAGCCCGTCTGACCATGCACGGCCAGGAACTCAACGACGAATCCTACGCCATCGCCAAGGCCGACCTGCTGATTAAGGGGCAGGACATCAGCAACATGGTGGCCGGCAACACCCTCTCCGACGACGGTTTCCCTCATACCCGCTTCGACTATATGCTCTCCAATCCGCCTTTCGGGGTGGAGTGGAAGAAGGTGCAGAAGGTTGTTACCGACGAACATGAGAAGAAGGGCTTCAACGGGCGCTTCGGCCCCGGCCTGCCCCGGGTCTCCGACGGCTCGATGCTCTTTTTGCTGCATCTGGTCAGTAAGATGCGCCCGGCCAAGGACGGCGGCAGCCGGTTCGGCATCGTTCTCAACGGTTCGCCCCTGTTTACCGGCGGGGCCGGTTCCGGCGAGAGCGAAATACGCCGCTACATGCTGGAAAACGATCTGGTCGAGGCTATCGTCGCCCTGCCCACGGATATGTTCTACAACACCGGCATTTCCACCTACGTCTGGATTTGTTCCAACCGCAAGCCCGACCACCGCAAGGGGCTGGTGCAACTGATCGACGCTTCGAGTTTTTGGCAGAAGATGCGAAAAAGCCTGGGCAGTAAGCGCAAGGAGATGAACCAGGAGCAGATCGACGAGGTCACCCGGATTTTTGGCGAGTTCACCGAGGCCCGACTGGCGACTGTTTTGGATGCCGACGGCAAGGAAGCGGCCCGTCAGGTGCTTTATCCCGGCGAGAAGGAACCGCAGGCCCCCGAAGGCGGCAAGGTCAAGGTCGTGCCGATTTCCAGGATTTTCAAGAGCCGGGATTTCGGCTACCACACCATTACCGTCGAGCGACCCTTGCGCGACGAGAAAGGCCATGTCGTCCTCGGACAACGGGGTAAGACCAAAGGACAGCGGCAGCCTGATTCGAGTCTGCGCGATACCGAGAACGTGCCTCTGGCCGAAGACGTGGAGGCATACTTCAAGCGCGAAGTCCTGCCGCACGCGCCGGACGCCTGGATTGACCACGACAAGACCAAGGTCGGCTACGAGATCCCCTTCAACCGGCACTTCTATGTGTTCGAGCCGCCGCGCTCCCTGTCCGAAATCGACACAGAGCTGAAGGTTGTCACGGACAATATCGTCCGCATGATCGGGGAGTTGTCGGCATGA
- a CDS encoding restriction endonuclease subunit S, whose amino-acid sequence MSFPRYEKYKDSGVEWLGEVPAHWTEHAIKRCVNGCVNGIWGDEPDGENDIIVLRVADFDRTKLCISDEKLTYRAISEKDSQPRLLKVGDLLMEKSGGGEKTLVGCVVLFDKDYSAVTSNFLAKMTPKENWDSKFLLYVFSHLYAGRVNFPSIKQTTGIQNIDSQSYLMEQFTFPTLPEQRTIAAFLDHETGKIDALVAEQEKLIGLLKEKRQAVISHAVTKGLDPNARMKDSGVEWLGEVPEGWKVVSIKFLSPVQRGASPRPIDDPKYFDDDGEYAWVRIADVTASNGLLTDTTQRLSELGSSLSVKLDKGSLFLSIAGSVGKPCITGMKACIHDGFVYFPRLEIDQQWLYRIFEASICYGGLGKMGTQLNLNTDTVGSIRIAVPPPQELDAILVFLDCETTKIDALIEEAQHAIELMKERRTAMISAAVTGKIDVRGYCPA is encoded by the coding sequence ATGAGCTTCCCGCGTTACGAGAAATACAAGGATTCCGGGGTGGAGTGGCTGGGCGAGGTGCCGGCGCATTGGACTGAACACGCGATCAAGAGGTGTGTCAATGGTTGCGTAAACGGCATTTGGGGAGACGAACCCGATGGCGAAAATGACATTATTGTTCTGCGTGTAGCCGACTTCGATAGGACAAAGCTCTGTATTAGCGACGAAAAGCTCACCTATAGAGCTATTTCTGAAAAAGATAGCCAACCTCGATTGTTAAAAGTTGGCGACCTTCTGATGGAAAAATCAGGTGGCGGTGAAAAAACACTTGTGGGTTGTGTTGTCCTTTTCGACAAGGACTACAGCGCCGTAACATCTAATTTCCTGGCCAAGATGACTCCCAAGGAAAATTGGGACAGTAAATTCTTACTTTACGTGTTCAGCCACCTCTATGCCGGTCGTGTAAACTTTCCATCAATAAAGCAAACAACGGGGATACAGAACATTGATTCCCAGTCATACCTTATGGAGCAGTTCACATTCCCTACTCTCCCCGAACAACGCACCATCGCCGCCTTCCTCGACCACGAAACCGGCAAGATCGACGCTTTGGTGGCCGAGCAGGAAAAGCTCATAGGGCTGCTCAAGGAAAAGCGCCAGGCGGTAATCTCCCATGCCGTCACCAAGGGGCTTGATCCCAATGCGAGGATGAAGGATTCCGGGGTGGAGTGGCTGGGCGAGGTGCCGGAAGGGTGGAAAGTTGTTTCCATCAAGTTCTTGTCTCCTGTCCAGCGAGGCGCATCACCCCGTCCGATAGATGACCCTAAATACTTTGATGATGATGGAGAATACGCCTGGGTTCGCATAGCAGATGTTACAGCTTCAAATGGATTGCTTACTGATACCACTCAACGGTTATCTGAATTGGGCAGTTCTCTGAGTGTCAAACTTGACAAGGGAAGTCTTTTTCTCAGTATTGCTGGGTCGGTCGGAAAACCTTGTATAACAGGAATGAAGGCTTGTATCCATGACGGATTCGTTTATTTTCCTCGTCTGGAGATTGACCAACAGTGGCTTTATAGAATATTTGAGGCGAGTATTTGTTACGGTGGCCTCGGGAAAATGGGGACTCAACTCAACCTCAATACAGACACTGTTGGATCGATCCGGATTGCCGTACCACCACCTCAAGAACTTGACGCAATACTCGTCTTCCTCGATTGCGAAACCACCAAAATCGACGCTCTGATCGAGGAAGCCCAACACGCCATCGAGTTGATGAAAGAGCGCCGCACGGCCATGATCTCGGCGGCGGTGACGGGGAAGATTGATGTGAGAGGGTATTGCCCGGCATGA
- a CDS encoding type I restriction endonuclease subunit R — MTTVLPVNTLHKEFKFVDEICEHLGSHGWLYAPGDAQDYDRARALFPADVVAWVQATQPKAWDALSKNHGPSAETVLLDRLRKSLDDRGTLDVLRNGVEMIGLRQPLLFAQFKPALAINPETMEKYEANRLRVVREVYLSHGPERLDLVFFLNGIPVSTAELKTDFTQSVHDAIDQYRFDRNPKVKGKGIEPLLSFPCGALVHFAVSNMEVHMTTKLAGPKTSFLPFNKGDNGAAGNPVNPQGGHRSAYLWEEVLERESWLEIIGRYLITKRDNKKKVVGIIFPRYHQLAATRKLVQAILAEGPGGKYLFQHSAGSGKTNSIAWSAHFLADLHDENHQKLFDTVLVVSDRTVLDAQLRDAIFDFERTAGVVATISGEQGSKSGELAKALADGKKIVVCTIQTFPFALRAVQELAATEGKRFAVIADEAHSSQTGEAAAKLKAVLSAEELMELEDGGEISTEDLLVAQMTARAADSGITYLAFTATPKAKTLELFGTRPDPTRKAAHDNLPAPFHVYTMRQAIEEGFILDVLKNYTPYSLAFKLAQDGKELDSTQVEKSAALKGIMRWVRLHAYNISQRVQIVVEHFRENVAGLLDGQAKAMVVVASRKEAVRWQVAIDKYIKAQKYPIGTLVAFSGEVKDPETGADPFTEKSTILNPNLRGRDIRDAFDTGEYQILLVANKFQTGFDQPLLCGMYVDKRLSGIQAVQTLSRLNRSHPGKENVFIVDFVNSPQDILDAFKPYYGNAELENVTDPDMIFNLRSKLDAAGFYDDFEIDRVIEVYLNPASKQKDLTAAIEPVTSRLLQQYKEARAARIAAEKKKDKAAAEQAKNALDALVLFKSDMQSFVRAYTFLSQIFDYGNTAIEKRAIFFRLLIPLLEYGRERNEIDLSKVILTHHNLKKHEQQSLTLEGGEKLKPMTEVGAGSVQDKEKALLREIIAQVNELFEGNLTEDDKLVYVNNVLKGKLMESEVLAQQAASNTKEQFANSPDLAHEILAAIMDALTAHTSMSTQALNSEKVRQGLQDVLLGPGNLYEALREKATAEPTL, encoded by the coding sequence ATGACAACTGTTTTGCCTGTCAATACTCTTCATAAAGAATTCAAATTCGTTGACGAAATCTGCGAGCACTTAGGCAGCCACGGCTGGCTGTATGCGCCCGGGGATGCCCAAGACTATGACCGCGCCCGCGCTCTGTTCCCGGCGGATGTGGTGGCCTGGGTGCAGGCGACCCAGCCGAAAGCCTGGGATGCCTTGAGCAAAAACCACGGGCCTTCGGCTGAAACCGTCCTTCTGGATCGCCTGCGGAAGTCGCTGGATGATCGCGGTACGCTCGATGTCCTGAGAAACGGTGTCGAGATGATCGGCTTGCGCCAGCCGTTGCTGTTCGCGCAATTCAAGCCGGCCCTGGCGATCAACCCGGAGACGATGGAGAAATATGAGGCCAATCGGCTGCGGGTTGTTCGTGAGGTTTATCTTTCTCACGGCCCGGAACGCCTCGATCTGGTCTTCTTCCTCAATGGCATCCCAGTCAGCACCGCCGAACTCAAGACCGACTTCACCCAGTCCGTTCACGACGCCATCGACCAGTACCGCTTCGACCGCAACCCGAAGGTCAAGGGCAAAGGGATAGAGCCGCTCCTTTCCTTCCCCTGCGGGGCGCTGGTTCACTTCGCCGTCAGCAATATGGAAGTCCACATGACGACCAAGCTGGCTGGCCCGAAAACATCCTTTCTACCTTTCAACAAAGGGGACAACGGAGCCGCCGGCAACCCGGTCAACCCCCAGGGCGGACACCGCAGCGCCTACCTCTGGGAAGAGGTGCTGGAGCGGGAAAGCTGGCTGGAGATCATCGGCCGCTACCTCATCACCAAGCGGGACAACAAGAAGAAGGTCGTGGGGATCATCTTTCCCCGCTACCACCAACTCGCCGCCACGCGCAAGCTGGTCCAGGCGATTCTCGCGGAAGGGCCGGGAGGCAAATACCTCTTCCAGCACTCCGCCGGTTCCGGCAAGACCAACTCCATCGCCTGGTCGGCCCACTTTCTCGCCGACCTTCACGATGAAAACCACCAGAAGCTCTTCGATACGGTCCTGGTCGTCTCCGACCGCACGGTACTCGATGCCCAGCTTCGGGATGCCATCTTCGACTTCGAGCGCACCGCCGGCGTCGTCGCCACCATCAGCGGCGAGCAGGGTTCCAAAAGCGGAGAACTGGCCAAGGCCCTGGCCGACGGCAAAAAGATTGTGGTTTGCACAATCCAAACCTTCCCCTTTGCCTTGCGCGCCGTGCAGGAATTGGCGGCAACCGAAGGCAAACGCTTCGCGGTCATCGCCGACGAGGCCCATTCCTCCCAGACCGGCGAAGCCGCCGCCAAGCTCAAGGCGGTCTTGAGCGCCGAGGAGTTGATGGAACTGGAAGACGGCGGCGAGATCAGCACCGAGGATCTGCTGGTGGCGCAAATGACCGCCCGGGCCGCCGACTCGGGTATTACCTATCTGGCCTTCACCGCCACGCCGAAAGCCAAAACCCTCGAACTCTTCGGCACCCGTCCCGATCCGACCCGGAAGGCCGCCCATGACAACCTGCCCGCGCCCTTCCATGTCTACACCATGCGCCAGGCTATCGAAGAGGGTTTCATCCTCGATGTCCTGAAGAACTACACCCCGTACAGCCTGGCTTTCAAGCTGGCCCAGGACGGCAAGGAGCTCGACAGCACCCAGGTCGAGAAAAGCGCCGCCCTCAAGGGGATCATGCGCTGGGTACGGCTCCATGCCTACAATATCTCTCAGCGCGTTCAGATCGTCGTCGAGCATTTCCGAGAGAACGTCGCCGGCCTCCTTGACGGTCAGGCCAAGGCGATGGTGGTGGTCGCCAGTCGCAAGGAAGCCGTTCGCTGGCAAGTGGCCATCGACAAATACATCAAGGCCCAGAAGTATCCCATCGGCACCCTGGTCGCCTTCTCCGGCGAGGTCAAAGACCCGGAGACCGGCGCCGACCCCTTCACCGAGAAAAGCACGATCCTCAACCCCAACCTGCGCGGGCGCGACATCCGCGATGCCTTCGACACCGGGGAATACCAGATCCTCCTGGTCGCCAACAAATTCCAGACCGGCTTCGATCAGCCTCTGCTCTGCGGCATGTACGTCGACAAGCGCCTTTCCGGCATCCAGGCGGTGCAGACCCTCTCCCGCCTCAACCGATCCCATCCGGGCAAGGAGAACGTCTTCATCGTCGATTTCGTCAACTCCCCTCAAGACATTCTCGATGCCTTCAAGCCTTACTACGGGAACGCCGAACTGGAGAATGTGACCGACCCGGACATGATCTTCAACCTGCGAAGCAAGCTGGACGCCGCCGGGTTCTACGACGACTTTGAAATCGACCGGGTTATCGAGGTCTACCTGAATCCCGCCTCGAAGCAAAAGGATCTGACCGCCGCCATCGAGCCGGTCACCTCGCGGCTGCTGCAACAGTACAAGGAAGCCCGGGCCGCCCGAATCGCGGCCGAGAAGAAAAAGGACAAGGCGGCCGCCGAACAGGCCAAGAACGCCCTGGATGCGCTGGTGCTGTTCAAGTCCGACATGCAGAGCTTTGTCCGGGCCTATACCTTCCTTTCCCAGATTTTCGACTACGGCAACACCGCCATCGAGAAACGGGCCATCTTTTTCCGGCTGCTGATTCCCCTGCTGGAGTACGGGCGAGAGCGTAACGAGATCGATCTGTCCAAGGTGATCCTGACCCATCACAACCTCAAAAAGCACGAACAGCAATCCCTGACCCTGGAAGGCGGGGAAAAGCTCAAGCCGATGACGGAGGTGGGGGCAGGGTCGGTGCAGGACAAGGAAAAGGCGCTGCTGCGGGAAATCATCGCCCAGGTAAACGAACTGTTCGAGGGGAATCTGACCGAGGACGACAAGCTGGTTTATGTCAACAACGTCCTCAAGGGCAAGCTGATGGAGTCGGAAGTCCTGGCCCAGCAAGCGGCCAGCAACACCAAGGAGCAATTCGCCAACTCGCCGGATCTCGCCCACGAAATCCTCGCCGCCATCATGGATGCCCTGACCGCCCACACCAGCATGAGCACCCAGGCCCTGAACAGCGAAAAGGTGCGGCAGGGGTTGCAGGATGTCCTGCTGGGACCGGGGAATCTCTATGAGGCGTTGCG